A portion of the Micromonospora vinacea genome contains these proteins:
- a CDS encoding class I SAM-dependent methyltransferase: MSLTDRDQGAASVPATPPAGGRHTGPTVADVVRAVTTGPLPVRITGYDGSAVGPSDAGITLAIQSERGLSYLLTAPGDLGMARAYVSGDLALQGVHPGDPYEALRVLKDELRLRPPSLAEGLALVRGLGWERLMPPPAPPQEAQPRWKRVMNGLRHSRVRDGAAISHHYDVSNAFYEKVLGPSMTYTCAVFRSPDDTLEQAQAAKYDLVAGKLALKKGMRLLDVGCGWGGMVRHAAREYGVKALGVTLSKAQAQWAQAAIEREGLTELAEVRHLDYRDAPAEQFDAISSIGLTEHIGVRNYPAYFGALRSRLRQGGRLLNHCITRADNRAPHRSGAFIDRYVFPDGELAGPGRLISEVHDAGFEVQHEENLRQHYALTLAAWCRNLVEHWDFCVSEVGAGTARVWGLYMAGSRMAFERNGIQLHQVLATHNGPNGVSGYPLRPDWLP; the protein is encoded by the coding sequence ATGAGCCTGACCGACAGAGATCAGGGGGCGGCGAGCGTCCCCGCCACCCCGCCGGCGGGGGGCCGGCACACGGGTCCGACCGTCGCGGATGTCGTCCGCGCGGTCACCACGGGGCCGTTGCCGGTGCGGATCACCGGGTACGACGGCAGCGCCGTCGGCCCGTCCGACGCCGGCATCACCCTGGCGATCCAATCCGAGCGTGGGTTGTCGTACCTGCTCACCGCACCCGGCGACCTGGGCATGGCCCGGGCGTACGTCAGCGGTGACCTGGCGTTGCAGGGCGTGCACCCGGGTGACCCGTACGAGGCGTTGCGGGTGCTCAAGGACGAGCTGCGGTTACGCCCACCGTCGCTGGCCGAGGGGTTGGCGCTGGTCCGTGGGCTGGGCTGGGAGCGGCTGATGCCGCCGCCGGCACCGCCGCAGGAGGCGCAGCCGCGCTGGAAGCGGGTGATGAACGGGCTGCGGCACTCGCGGGTGCGTGACGGCGCGGCCATCTCGCACCACTACGACGTCTCCAACGCCTTCTACGAGAAGGTGCTCGGCCCGTCGATGACGTACACCTGCGCGGTCTTCCGTTCTCCGGACGACACGTTGGAGCAGGCCCAGGCGGCGAAGTACGACCTGGTCGCCGGAAAGCTGGCGCTGAAGAAGGGGATGCGGCTGCTCGATGTCGGGTGCGGCTGGGGTGGCATGGTGCGCCACGCCGCCCGCGAGTACGGCGTCAAGGCGCTCGGGGTGACCCTGTCGAAGGCGCAGGCGCAGTGGGCGCAGGCCGCGATCGAGCGGGAGGGGTTGACCGAGTTGGCGGAGGTGCGGCACCTGGATTACCGGGACGCACCGGCCGAGCAGTTCGACGCCATCTCCTCGATCGGGTTGACCGAGCACATCGGGGTGCGCAACTACCCGGCCTACTTCGGGGCGCTGCGCAGCCGGCTACGGCAGGGCGGGCGGCTGCTGAACCACTGCATCACCCGGGCGGACAACCGGGCGCCGCACCGCTCCGGGGCGTTCATCGACAGGTACGTCTTCCCGGACGGTGAGCTGGCCGGTCCGGGCCGGTTGATCAGTGAGGTGCACGACGCCGGGTTCGAGGTGCAGCACGAGGAGAACCTGCGCCAGCACTACGCGCTGACGCTGGCCGCCTGGTGCCGCAACCTGGTCGAGCACTGGGACTTCTGCGTCTCGGAGGTGGGTGCGGGCACCGCCCGGGTGTGGGGGCTCTACATGGCCGGGTCGCGGATGGCGTTCGAACGCAACGGCATCCAGCTGCACCAGGTGTTGGCCACCCACAACGGCCCGAACGGTGTGAGTGGCTACCCGCT
- a CDS encoding FAD-binding oxidoreductase: MRAERVDQPIDHDQAVDTLRRSYAAVPTGEPVRLAKRTSNLFRPRSAPRTPGLDVSGLNGVLSVDPAGRTADVQGMCTYEDLVDATLPHGLMPLVVPQLRTITLGGAVTGLGIESTSFRNGLPHESVRELDVLTGSGEIVTARPDGEHADLFTAFPNSLGSLGYATRLRIELQPVGRYVALRNVRFTQLEALTDAIAEVTATRSWAGEPVDAMDGVMFSPGEAYLVFATFTDGAGPPSDYTGQGIYYRSLRRRTRDVLTAYDYLWRWDTDWFWCSSAFGAQHPVVRRLWPARYRRSDFYHRLVRLEHRHQVAARIDRLRGQPARERVVQDVEIPLDRTADFLRWFAGAVGMNPVWLCPLRLREPAGPGSARSWPLYPLRPGEDYVNIGFWGSVPIAPGAADGDVNRTIERRVSESGGHKSLYSDAYYDRDAFDRLYGGDTWRAVKDRYDPDHRLTGLYEKAVARA; the protein is encoded by the coding sequence ATGCGCGCTGAGCGTGTGGATCAACCGATTGACCATGATCAAGCGGTGGACACGCTGCGGCGGTCGTACGCCGCGGTGCCCACGGGCGAGCCTGTCCGGCTGGCCAAACGCACCTCCAACCTGTTCCGCCCCCGGTCCGCTCCCCGGACCCCGGGGCTCGACGTGAGTGGCCTGAACGGCGTGCTGTCGGTCGACCCGGCCGGCCGTACCGCCGACGTGCAGGGCATGTGCACCTACGAGGACCTGGTCGACGCGACGCTGCCGCACGGGCTGATGCCGCTGGTGGTGCCGCAGTTGCGCACCATCACGCTGGGCGGCGCGGTGACCGGCCTCGGGATCGAGTCGACCTCGTTCCGTAACGGCCTGCCGCACGAGTCGGTCCGGGAGCTGGACGTGCTCACCGGCTCCGGCGAGATCGTCACCGCCCGACCCGACGGCGAGCACGCCGACCTGTTCACCGCGTTTCCCAACTCGCTGGGCAGCCTCGGTTACGCCACCCGGTTGCGGATCGAGCTGCAACCGGTCGGCCGGTACGTGGCGTTGCGCAACGTCCGGTTCACCCAACTGGAGGCGCTCACCGACGCGATCGCCGAGGTGACCGCCACCCGGTCCTGGGCCGGCGAGCCGGTGGACGCGATGGACGGGGTGATGTTCAGCCCCGGCGAGGCGTACCTGGTCTTCGCCACGTTCACCGACGGGGCCGGCCCGCCCAGCGACTACACGGGTCAGGGGATCTACTACCGGTCGCTGCGACGGCGCACCCGTGACGTGCTCACCGCGTACGACTATCTGTGGCGCTGGGACACCGACTGGTTCTGGTGCTCGTCGGCTTTCGGCGCCCAGCACCCGGTCGTGCGCAGGCTCTGGCCGGCGCGTTACCGGCGCAGCGACTTCTACCACCGACTGGTCCGGTTGGAGCACCGCCACCAGGTGGCGGCCCGGATCGACCGGCTGCGCGGGCAACCGGCCCGCGAGCGGGTCGTGCAGGACGTGGAGATCCCGCTGGACCGGACGGCCGACTTTCTGCGCTGGTTCGCCGGCGCGGTGGGAATGAACCCGGTGTGGCTGTGCCCGTTGCGGCTGCGTGAGCCGGCGGGGCCCGGCTCGGCGCGGTCCTGGCCGTTATATCCGCTCCGGCCGGGGGAGGACTACGTCAACATTGGGTTCTGGGGGAGCGTGCCGATCGCGCCGGGCGCCGCCGACGGCGACGTCAACCGCACGATCGAACGCAGGGTGTCGGAGTCGGGCGGGCACAAGTCGCTCTACTCCGATGCGTACTACGACCGGGACGCCTTCGATCGCCTGTACGGCGGCGACACGTGGCGCGCGGTGAAAGACCGCTACGACCCGGACCACCGGCTGACGGGACTGTACGAAAAGGCGGTAGCACGAGCATGA
- a CDS encoding DUF427 domain-containing protein, giving the protein MPKAVWKDLVVAESDDTVLVEGNHYFPRSALRDDLIQESATHTVCPWKGTASYYTLTHEGNTSEDAVWYYPEPKPDAEMVRDRVAFWKDVRVVD; this is encoded by the coding sequence ATGCCGAAAGCCGTCTGGAAAGACCTGGTCGTCGCCGAGAGCGACGACACCGTGCTGGTGGAGGGCAACCACTACTTCCCCCGGTCGGCGCTGCGCGACGACCTGATCCAGGAGTCCGCGACCCACACCGTCTGCCCGTGGAAGGGCACCGCCTCGTACTACACCCTCACGCACGAAGGCAACACCAGCGAGGACGCCGTCTGGTACTACCCGGAGCCCAAGCCGGACGCCGAGATGGTGCGCGACCGGGTGGCGTTCTGGAAGGACGTCCGGGTCGTCGACTGA
- a CDS encoding vWA domain-containing protein has translation MVAGNRFRYGQWNGGPDPLAPPYDVREAVDAVGAEVLAGGSLREALRDLLRRGPQGRGGLDDLAARARRLRREAMRRGDLDGAVTRARALLDQALAAERDELRGRDDDDARFAEAVLDNLPRSTARAVEELSGYQWASDDARRSYQQILDQLRDDVLGQRFAGLRDAVRASADPAAQQRLAEMMGDLNDLLARHGRAEDTTDAFAEFMRRHGDFFPEKPETVDELIDVLARRAAAGERLMNSLSERQRAELAGLMQQSLGDRLAGELSALDANLRALRPDLRWGRGERVRGDQPLDYADAAGALGEIGELDDLLDQLDQEHPGATLDDVDVDAVARTLGRDAADDVRRLRDLERELRRQGWVSRDAEGLTLSPKALRRLGGTALRQVFAELTAGPRGQHDLRSAGAAGEVSGGSRPWEYGDEQPLDVVRTLTRAVSRAGPTVPVQLAVDDFEVVETERRASAAVVLCVDLSYSMISQGRWGPMKQTALALAHLMETRFPQDALQIVGFGREAMALTQQELAAVEPDMEQGTNLQHALRLAGRHLRRHPDAEPIVLVVTDGEPTAHLDPDDGEALFHWPPLPETIEATVREVDRLSRYGATLNLFMLGDDPGLRRFVDAVARRSRGRMFTPDTDDLGEYVVSDYLRSRQSRR, from the coding sequence ATCGTGGCCGGCAACCGGTTCCGTTACGGGCAGTGGAACGGCGGGCCCGACCCGCTGGCACCCCCGTACGACGTGCGCGAGGCGGTGGACGCGGTCGGCGCCGAGGTGCTGGCCGGCGGCAGCCTGCGGGAGGCGCTGCGCGACCTGTTGCGCCGGGGCCCGCAGGGGCGGGGCGGCCTGGACGACCTGGCCGCCCGGGCGCGGCGGTTGCGCCGGGAGGCGATGCGCAGGGGTGACCTGGACGGCGCGGTGACCCGGGCCCGGGCGTTGCTCGACCAGGCCCTCGCCGCCGAGCGGGACGAGCTGCGGGGTCGCGACGACGACGACGCCCGGTTCGCCGAGGCGGTACTGGACAACCTGCCCCGCTCGACCGCGCGGGCGGTGGAGGAGCTGTCCGGCTACCAGTGGGCCAGCGACGATGCCCGCCGCTCGTACCAGCAGATCCTCGACCAGCTCCGCGACGACGTGCTCGGCCAGCGCTTCGCCGGGCTGCGCGACGCGGTGCGCGCCTCCGCCGACCCGGCCGCCCAGCAGCGGCTCGCCGAGATGATGGGCGACCTGAACGACCTGCTCGCCCGGCACGGTCGCGCGGAGGACACCACCGACGCGTTCGCCGAGTTCATGCGCCGACACGGCGACTTCTTCCCGGAGAAGCCGGAGACCGTCGACGAGTTGATCGACGTCCTGGCCCGCCGGGCGGCGGCCGGTGAGCGGCTGATGAACTCGCTCTCCGAGCGGCAGCGCGCCGAGCTGGCCGGCCTCATGCAGCAGTCGCTCGGCGACCGCCTCGCGGGGGAGTTGTCAGCGCTCGACGCGAACCTGCGGGCACTGCGGCCCGATCTGCGCTGGGGGCGGGGCGAGCGGGTCCGTGGCGACCAGCCGCTGGACTACGCCGACGCGGCCGGCGCGCTGGGTGAGATCGGCGAACTGGACGACCTGCTGGACCAGCTCGACCAGGAACACCCGGGGGCGACCCTCGACGACGTGGACGTCGACGCGGTGGCCCGCACGCTGGGCCGGGACGCGGCCGACGACGTTCGCCGGTTGCGCGACCTGGAGCGGGAACTGCGCCGCCAGGGTTGGGTGAGCCGGGACGCGGAGGGTCTCACCCTGAGCCCGAAGGCGCTGCGCCGGCTCGGCGGGACCGCGCTGCGGCAGGTCTTCGCCGAGTTGACCGCCGGGCCGCGCGGCCAGCACGACCTGCGCTCGGCCGGTGCGGCGGGCGAGGTCAGCGGCGGGTCCAGACCCTGGGAGTACGGCGATGAGCAACCGTTGGACGTGGTCCGGACGCTGACCCGGGCGGTCAGTCGGGCCGGGCCGACGGTTCCGGTGCAGCTCGCGGTCGACGACTTCGAGGTGGTGGAGACCGAGAGGCGGGCCTCGGCCGCTGTGGTGCTCTGCGTCGACCTGTCGTACTCGATGATCTCTCAGGGTCGTTGGGGGCCGATGAAGCAGACGGCGCTGGCGCTGGCACACCTGATGGAGACCCGCTTCCCGCAGGACGCCCTGCAGATCGTGGGCTTCGGCCGGGAGGCGATGGCGCTCACCCAGCAGGAGTTGGCGGCCGTGGAGCCGGACATGGAGCAGGGCACCAACCTTCAGCACGCGCTGCGGTTGGCGGGCCGGCACCTGCGCCGGCACCCGGACGCCGAGCCGATCGTGCTGGTGGTCACCGACGGCGAGCCGACCGCCCACCTGGACCCGGACGACGGGGAGGCGCTGTTCCACTGGCCGCCGCTGCCGGAGACGATCGAGGCGACGGTGCGCGAGGTGGACCGGCTGAGCCGCTACGGCGCCACGCTCAACCTGTTCATGCTCGGCGACGACCCTGGCCTGCGGCGCTTCGTCGACGCGGTGGCCCGCCGCAGCCGGGGCCGCATGTTCACCCCGGACACCGACGACCTGGGCGAGTACGTGGTCAGCGACTACCTCCGCTCCCGCCAATCCCGCCGCTAA
- a CDS encoding aminoacyl-tRNA deacylase → MPSPAITALDAAKLPYRLVSHGAVGSLAEAAAVRGVAVPDVVKTIVVRRSEDDHLFVLTPGDRVISWPKLRALLGVHRLSMPDAAGALAATGYERGTITPFGASTAWPVVADERLRGREITLGAGERGLAIAIDADTAIAALDATVADVTDPQPTR, encoded by the coding sequence ATGCCATCGCCAGCGATCACCGCCCTGGACGCCGCCAAACTGCCGTATCGGCTGGTCAGCCACGGTGCGGTCGGCAGTCTCGCGGAGGCCGCCGCCGTCCGGGGCGTGGCCGTCCCCGACGTGGTCAAGACGATAGTGGTCCGCCGAAGTGAAGACGATCACCTGTTCGTGCTCACCCCCGGCGACCGGGTCATCTCCTGGCCCAAGCTGCGCGCCCTGCTCGGGGTGCACCGTCTCTCCATGCCGGACGCGGCGGGCGCCCTGGCCGCCACCGGCTACGAACGCGGCACCATCACCCCGTTCGGCGCGAGCACTGCCTGGCCGGTGGTCGCCGACGAGCGACTGCGCGGCCGGGAGATCACCCTGGGTGCCGGCGAGCGAGGCCTCGCCATCGCGATCGACGCCGACACCGCGATCGCCGCCCTCGACGCCACGGTGGCCGACGTCACCGACCCGCAGCCCACCCGCTGA
- a CDS encoding GlxA family transcriptional regulator — protein MRNNRAMSVRPHRIAVLALHQVVGLDLGTPSQVFSTARATDGTPFYDVRVCTPGGQPVRSTAGFQLVPDHGLELLDTADTVIVPGIHDGTSLTAGTVEPEVTAALRAAYERGARIMSICTGAFVLAAAGLLDGRRATTHWAYAERFRRLHARVDLDPGVLFIADDRVLTSAGVAAGIDLCLHVIRLDHGSEVANRAARRCVMPPWRDGGQAQYIEQPVPKATDTSTAGAREWARQRLHEPIALRDLAEQARMSVRTFTRRFRSETGLSPAQWLLQQRTDHARLLLETTDLTVDQIAHRSGFGTPAALRQQLHQRIGVAPSTYRRTFHPRPALAKT, from the coding sequence ATGCGCAATAATCGGGCCATGAGCGTTCGCCCGCACCGGATCGCCGTACTCGCGCTGCACCAGGTGGTTGGCCTGGACCTCGGCACCCCGTCCCAGGTCTTCAGCACCGCCCGGGCCACGGACGGGACACCCTTCTACGACGTCCGGGTGTGCACCCCCGGCGGGCAGCCGGTACGCAGCACCGCCGGCTTCCAACTGGTCCCCGACCACGGTCTGGAGTTGCTGGACACCGCCGACACGGTGATCGTCCCGGGCATCCACGACGGCACCTCGTTGACAGCGGGCACCGTCGAGCCGGAGGTCACCGCGGCGCTGCGCGCGGCGTACGAGCGGGGCGCCCGGATCATGTCGATCTGCACCGGGGCATTCGTGCTCGCCGCCGCCGGGCTCCTCGACGGGCGGCGGGCGACCACCCACTGGGCGTACGCCGAGCGGTTCCGCCGTCTGCACGCCCGGGTGGACCTCGACCCGGGTGTGCTCTTCATCGCCGACGACCGGGTGCTCACCTCGGCCGGAGTCGCCGCCGGCATCGACCTCTGCCTGCACGTCATCCGCCTCGACCACGGCAGTGAGGTGGCCAACCGGGCGGCCCGGCGCTGCGTGATGCCGCCGTGGCGCGACGGCGGTCAGGCGCAGTACATCGAGCAGCCGGTGCCGAAGGCGACCGACACCAGCACGGCGGGCGCCCGGGAGTGGGCGCGGCAGCGGCTGCACGAGCCGATCGCGCTGCGCGACCTGGCCGAGCAGGCGCGGATGAGCGTGCGCACCTTCACCCGGCGCTTCCGGTCGGAGACCGGCCTGAGCCCGGCCCAGTGGTTGCTGCAACAGCGCACCGACCACGCGAGGCTGCTGCTGGAGACCACCGACCTCACAGTCGACCAGATCGCCCACCGCTCAGGCTTCGGCACCCCCGCCGCTCTCCGCCAGCAACTCCACCAACGCATCGGCGTGGCCCCGTCCACCTACCGCCGCACCTTCCACCCCCGCCCAGCCCTAGCCAAAACCTGA
- a CDS encoding MFS transporter yields the protein MAFRPLVEVSGPPQTCPVTKNRRLHPAWLVAAVAFVALVGAAGFRATPSVLLHPLHEEFGWPLATISAAVSVNLLLYGLTAPFAAALMDRFGIRRVVSVALLLVAAGSGLTVFMTASWQLLLCWGVLVGLGTGSMALAFVATVTGRWFVHRRGLVTGVLTAGGAAGQLVFLPLIAILVRDHGWRTAALVVAAAALAVVPLVVWLLREHPADLGLPAYGATAVVAAPPATGGAATRALGALATAARTRPFWLLAGGFAICGATTNGLVGTHFVPAAHDHGMAQTTAAGLLALVGLFDIVGTIASGWLTDRVDSRLLLGMYYALRGLSLLVLPSLFSGTAEPSMLVFIVFYGLDWVATVPPTVALCREYFGGAGAVVFGWVFAAHQLGAAVAATGAGLVRDRLGDYAMAWYVAGALSIGAAGLSLLLRRRPGRGVPEAVLVAATAPRAWSFRG from the coding sequence ATGGCTTTCCGGCCACTCGTCGAGGTGAGTGGGCCACCTCAGACTTGTCCCGTGACCAAGAACCGCCGTCTGCATCCCGCCTGGCTGGTCGCCGCCGTCGCCTTCGTGGCGCTGGTCGGCGCTGCCGGCTTCCGCGCCACCCCGTCGGTGCTGCTGCACCCGCTGCACGAGGAGTTCGGCTGGCCGCTGGCCACGATCTCCGCGGCCGTCTCGGTCAACCTGCTGCTCTACGGGCTCACCGCGCCGTTCGCGGCCGCCCTGATGGACCGGTTCGGCATCCGCCGGGTGGTCTCGGTGGCACTGCTGCTGGTCGCCGCGGGCAGCGGGCTGACGGTCTTCATGACCGCCAGTTGGCAGCTTCTGCTCTGCTGGGGTGTGCTGGTGGGGCTGGGCACCGGCTCGATGGCCCTGGCGTTCGTGGCCACCGTCACCGGACGGTGGTTCGTCCACCGACGGGGCCTGGTCACCGGAGTGCTCACCGCCGGCGGGGCGGCCGGCCAACTGGTGTTCCTGCCACTGATCGCCATCCTGGTACGCGACCACGGCTGGCGTACCGCCGCGCTCGTGGTGGCCGCGGCGGCGCTGGCGGTCGTACCCCTCGTGGTGTGGCTGCTGCGCGAGCACCCGGCGGATCTTGGCCTGCCCGCCTACGGGGCGACCGCTGTCGTCGCGGCGCCGCCGGCGACCGGCGGCGCCGCGACCCGGGCGCTCGGCGCGCTGGCCACCGCGGCCCGGACCCGACCGTTCTGGCTGCTGGCCGGAGGGTTCGCGATCTGTGGGGCGACCACGAACGGCCTCGTCGGTACGCACTTCGTGCCGGCCGCGCACGACCACGGCATGGCCCAGACCACGGCGGCCGGGTTGCTCGCCCTGGTGGGGCTCTTCGACATCGTCGGCACGATCGCCTCCGGCTGGCTCACCGACCGGGTGGACAGCCGCCTGCTGCTCGGCATGTACTACGCGCTGCGCGGGTTGTCCCTGCTGGTGCTGCCGAGCCTCTTCTCCGGCACCGCCGAGCCGAGCATGCTGGTGTTCATCGTCTTCTACGGCCTGGACTGGGTGGCCACCGTGCCACCGACAGTGGCGCTGTGCCGGGAGTACTTCGGTGGCGCCGGAGCGGTGGTGTTCGGCTGGGTGTTCGCCGCGCACCAACTCGGCGCGGCGGTCGCCGCTACCGGGGCGGGGCTGGTCCGGGACCGGCTGGGTGACTACGCGATGGCCTGGTACGTGGCGGGCGCGCTGTCGATCGGCGCGGCCGGGCTGTCGTTGCTGCTGCGCCGACGACCGGGCCGAGGAGTCCCGGAGGCCGTGCTGGTCGCCGCGACCGCGCCCAGGGCGTGGAGCTTCCGGGGTTGA
- a CDS encoding RICIN domain-containing protein translates to MSAPEERSDPAGTVYGGHRAPRSGPLADPLLRVAVAVGVVGVLLGVVFATGLFDGDDEPAVPASVGTPSSPAQPSDPAGEPSPTVPAEPSPTPSASTPAAPPTGPRVLRAGSGLCLGLDGDGEKAEAELAVCTGAPEQQWVVSPVGADVVSLTNAKYGQCLDVEGGSRDDGARLQQFPCHGEANQRWRLAATGTGPVLLVAAHSGRCAQADDDAVEAGEDIRQRQCDGRPAQQWTVS, encoded by the coding sequence ATGTCCGCGCCCGAGGAACGCTCCGACCCCGCCGGCACCGTCTACGGCGGTCACCGGGCGCCGCGCTCCGGGCCGCTGGCCGACCCGTTGCTGCGGGTCGCGGTGGCGGTCGGGGTCGTCGGCGTACTCCTGGGGGTCGTCTTCGCCACCGGGCTGTTCGACGGTGACGACGAGCCGGCCGTGCCGGCGTCGGTCGGCACGCCGTCCAGCCCGGCCCAGCCCAGCGACCCGGCCGGCGAGCCGAGCCCGACCGTACCGGCCGAGCCGTCACCGACCCCGTCGGCCAGCACGCCGGCCGCCCCGCCCACCGGACCCCGGGTGCTGCGCGCCGGCTCGGGCCTCTGCCTGGGGCTCGACGGTGACGGTGAGAAGGCCGAGGCCGAGTTGGCAGTGTGCACCGGCGCCCCGGAGCAGCAGTGGGTGGTCAGCCCGGTCGGCGCGGACGTCGTGTCGTTGACCAACGCCAAGTACGGGCAGTGCCTCGACGTCGAGGGTGGCAGTCGGGACGACGGCGCGCGGTTGCAGCAGTTCCCCTGCCACGGCGAGGCCAACCAGCGGTGGCGACTCGCGGCGACCGGCACCGGCCCGGTGCTGCTCGTCGCCGCGCACAGCGGCAGGTGCGCCCAGGCCGACGACGACGCCGTCGAGGCCGGCGAGGACATCCGGCAGCGGCAGTGCGACGGCCGGCCCGCCCAGCAGTGGACAGTGAGCTGA